A region from the Lysobacter sp. BMK333-48F3 genome encodes:
- the kdpC gene encoding potassium-transporting ATPase subunit KdpC produces the protein MNAQPTLHVIDDRASLRAPLLFAVVSLLGFGFAYSLVGTAIGRAAFPSQATGSIVERDGRAVGSALVAQPFVDARYFQPRPSAAKYDPMAASGSNQARSNPDLRKRLAEETATIAAREGVLAEKVPAELATQSGGGLDPHISPASAEVQAMRVAQARGLSLSAMDALIAQHTEGPQFGLLGEPRVNVLQLNLALDAAQAAR, from the coding sequence ATGAACGCACAACCCACCCTTCACGTCATCGACGACCGCGCCTCCCTGCGCGCCCCGCTGCTGTTCGCCGTGGTTTCGCTGCTCGGCTTCGGCTTCGCCTACTCGCTGGTCGGCACCGCCATCGGCCGCGCCGCGTTCCCGTCGCAGGCGACCGGTTCGATCGTCGAGCGCGACGGCCGCGCCGTCGGCTCGGCCCTGGTCGCCCAGCCCTTCGTCGACGCACGCTACTTCCAGCCGCGCCCGTCGGCGGCCAAGTACGACCCGATGGCCGCCTCCGGCAGCAACCAGGCGCGCAGCAATCCGGACCTGCGCAAGCGTCTGGCCGAAGAAACCGCCACGATCGCCGCACGCGAAGGCGTGCTGGCGGAGAAAGTCCCGGCCGAGCTGGCCACGCAGTCCGGCGGCGGGCTGGACCCGCACATCTCCCCGGCCTCGGCCGAGGTCCAGGCCATGCGCGTGGCCCAGGCGCGCGGACTCAGCCTGTCGGCGATGGATGCGCTGATCGCCCAGCACACCGAAGGCCCGCAGTTCGGACTGCTCGGCGAGCCGCGGGTCAACGTATTGCAGCTCAACCTGGCCTTGGATGCGGCGCAGGCGGCGCGCTGA